A region from the Prevotella melaninogenica genome encodes:
- a CDS encoding helix-turn-helix domain-containing protein produces the protein MILSYATSLAAIIASAICFAIIAMIYWKSPSSPLVFKRRIIILDYSLLLLYLCCHFLRNKSDETEILCVPSILSLYLLWESFLITCTTFSNGKLYKNKYALLFYNLFPLSLLIPQIMFALNGEIYHFQNYNQLIAELKHSMPIQALMRITFSAGIILCKSLMIAEIVKQQRKYKQQVIEENGDIRGVERRNTIYFSIGLLLTMITIGQLVPSVIFHALLKIGIILAVIATTRFCVNQHKHIMILESKNYNKGNSIKEKINQWLHQEPFPLADNELTMEKAAASIGIPTAALSYYIYEFASKTFLSWQSECRMLHCRELLTNDNKNISEIAYECGYNDLAAMSKAFKKRFGVAPTIYRKNLSDTKED, from the coding sequence ATGATACTAAGTTATGCGACCTCATTGGCAGCTATTATTGCTTCGGCTATATGCTTTGCCATCATTGCAATGATATATTGGAAGTCTCCGAGTAGTCCGCTCGTGTTTAAGCGTAGAATTATCATACTGGACTACAGTCTACTTCTTTTATATCTTTGCTGTCATTTTTTACGGAATAAAAGCGATGAAACCGAGATATTATGCGTTCCTTCAATATTATCTTTGTATCTTCTTTGGGAGTCTTTCCTCATTACTTGTACGACATTCAGTAATGGAAAGCTCTACAAAAACAAGTATGCATTATTGTTTTATAACCTGTTCCCATTATCACTCCTTATTCCACAGATTATGTTCGCACTGAACGGAGAGATATATCACTTTCAGAATTACAATCAGCTAATAGCCGAACTCAAGCATTCAATGCCTATACAAGCATTGATGCGCATTACCTTTTCAGCGGGAATTATCCTATGTAAAAGTTTGATGATTGCAGAAATTGTAAAACAACAACGTAAATACAAGCAACAAGTCATCGAAGAAAATGGAGACATTAGAGGTGTAGAGAGACGCAACACCATATATTTTAGTATAGGATTACTCCTAACAATGATAACCATTGGGCAGCTTGTGCCCTCTGTAATCTTCCATGCCTTATTAAAGATCGGTATTATTTTAGCCGTCATTGCAACCACACGTTTCTGTGTGAATCAGCACAAACACATTATGATTTTAGAATCAAAAAACTATAACAAAGGCAACTCGATTAAAGAGAAGATAAACCAATGGCTCCATCAAGAACCATTCCCATTGGCTGATAATGAGCTTACAATGGAAAAGGCTGCAGCGTCTATTGGAATACCAACCGCGGCTCTTTCCTATTATATCTATGAGTTTGCCAGCAAGACTTTTCTGTCATGGCAAAGCGAATGTCGTATGCTCCATTGTCGTGAGTTACTCACAAACGATAACAAAAACATATCAGAGATAGCCTACGAGTGTGGCTACAACGACCTTGCAGCAATGAGTAAAGCCTTCAAAAAGAGATTTGGAGTGGCTCCAACCATTTACAGAAAGAATCTTAGCGACACAAAAGAGGATTAA
- a CDS encoding helix-turn-helix domain-containing protein: MEKNQELRNAWDFVEHTGISIFLTGKAGTGKTTFLRTLKERSNKRNIIVAPTGVAAINAGGMTIHSFFQLPLSPFVPNTNIKNRFDYSKEKRKIMRTLDLLIIDEISMVRADVLDAIDSVLRRFREPNKPFGGVQLLMIGDLQQLTPVVTPQEEELLKSYYDTPYFFGSKALRSINYVTIELTHVYRQQDETFITLLNNIREGKTSVEDLQRLNERYDPTFQPKEGSDYIRLTTHNRMAESYNEDQLRNLPAKAYTFSAETEGNFPEYNYPTDFNLTLKVGAQVMFIRNDNNGRYYNGRIGHITHVDNEKISVLCPGDEEDFEVEVETWENTKYTLNEKTKQIEAKVQGTFKQYPLRLAWAITIHKSQGLTFEHAIIDAQSSFASGQVYVALSRCKTLEGLVLASPIGKTAIINDNRVSEYISHQTEEAGKSISALPMLKEEYHRQLLIELFNFNEIKTYENALFKVLSEFFFKYTKINALHKMALTDLETRIINVSMKWENLIRKMTTDQLHQEDFKERIKKGALYFHSELTEIFSRMIELTKEVQSNNKIGNKRFDNAYTELKQTYQAKHDLLEDIIEDGFSITTYLTAKQKAILNNISDETERKRRRRKEEKEKTKEKKISTYEHTYALFKAGKNVEEIAQERGLTQGTIQGHLVPYILNGEIKIEEVIEEKKINIIKRIIKAVGIENGMTPIKELCPSDITYNDIRLIMKTMIT; encoded by the coding sequence ATGGAGAAAAACCAAGAATTACGCAATGCGTGGGACTTTGTAGAACACACAGGGATAAGTATTTTTCTCACAGGAAAGGCTGGTACAGGGAAAACGACCTTCCTTCGCACACTCAAGGAACGCAGCAATAAACGAAATATTATTGTTGCACCAACTGGCGTAGCTGCTATTAACGCAGGCGGCATGACAATCCATTCCTTCTTCCAGTTGCCACTATCTCCCTTCGTACCAAACACTAACATCAAGAACCGATTTGATTATAGCAAAGAGAAACGCAAGATTATGCGTACTCTTGATTTGCTTATTATTGATGAGATTAGTATGGTGCGAGCTGATGTCTTAGATGCCATAGACTCTGTTCTACGTCGTTTTCGAGAGCCAAACAAACCTTTCGGTGGCGTACAACTACTGATGATTGGTGACTTACAACAGCTCACACCCGTTGTAACTCCTCAGGAAGAAGAACTGTTAAAGAGCTATTACGATACGCCTTACTTCTTTGGGTCGAAAGCATTACGTAGTATCAACTATGTTACGATTGAGTTGACGCACGTCTATCGACAACAAGACGAAACATTTATCACCTTACTTAATAACATAAGAGAGGGGAAAACTTCAGTAGAAGACCTTCAACGACTCAACGAACGATACGATCCGACCTTCCAACCTAAAGAGGGAAGCGATTACATCCGACTGACAACACACAACAGGATGGCAGAGAGTTATAACGAAGACCAACTCCGAAACCTCCCTGCAAAAGCCTATACCTTCAGTGCGGAAACTGAAGGAAACTTCCCAGAATATAACTATCCGACAGACTTCAACCTCACACTGAAAGTTGGTGCGCAGGTAATGTTTATCCGTAATGATAACAACGGACGATACTATAACGGACGAATCGGACACATTACGCATGTTGATAACGAGAAGATATCAGTTCTTTGCCCAGGAGATGAAGAGGACTTTGAGGTTGAAGTTGAGACATGGGAGAACACAAAATATACCCTGAACGAAAAGACAAAACAAATTGAAGCCAAGGTACAGGGAACTTTCAAACAATATCCACTACGTTTGGCGTGGGCAATCACCATACATAAAAGCCAAGGACTAACCTTTGAGCACGCCATTATAGATGCTCAATCCTCCTTCGCTTCAGGGCAGGTATACGTTGCCTTGAGTCGATGTAAAACCTTAGAAGGACTGGTTTTGGCTTCACCTATTGGTAAGACTGCGATTATAAATGACAATCGGGTCAGCGAGTACATCTCGCATCAAACAGAAGAAGCAGGAAAGAGTATCTCTGCATTACCCATGCTAAAAGAGGAATATCATCGACAACTACTCATTGAATTATTCAACTTCAATGAGATTAAAACCTATGAAAACGCTCTATTTAAGGTCCTATCAGAGTTCTTCTTCAAATACACAAAAATCAATGCACTCCACAAGATGGCGCTTACTGACTTAGAGACGCGCATCATAAATGTATCGATGAAATGGGAAAATCTTATCAGAAAGATGACTACTGACCAACTTCACCAAGAGGACTTCAAGGAGAGAATAAAGAAAGGGGCACTTTACTTCCATAGTGAGTTAACTGAAATATTCAGTCGAATGATAGAATTAACCAAGGAGGTGCAGAGCAACAATAAGATTGGAAATAAACGCTTCGACAACGCTTACACAGAACTTAAGCAGACCTATCAGGCAAAGCACGACTTACTGGAAGACATAATAGAAGATGGCTTCTCTATCACAACCTATCTCACGGCAAAACAGAAGGCAATTCTCAATAATATTTCCGATGAAACCGAGAGAAAAAGAAGAAGGAGAAAAGAAGAGAAAGAGAAGACGAAAGAAAAAAAGATAAGCACTTATGAACATACTTATGCCCTTTTCAAAGCAGGAAAAAACGTTGAGGAGATTGCTCAAGAGCGTGGGTTGACACAAGGAACAATTCAAGGACACCTTGTACCTTATATCCTAAATGGAGAAATAAAGATTGAAGAAGTAATAGAAGAAAAGAAAATCAACATCATCAAACGAATAATTAAAGCAGTCGGAATAGAGAACGGGATGACTCCTATTAAAGAATTATGCCCTTCTGACATAACCTATAATGACATACGATTAATAATGAAGACAATGATAACTTAA
- a CDS encoding TIGR02757 family protein, which translates to MSKLQNISNKKAKIKSINSKNLKKTKKPHQPLPSSTGEKVPVRSFYKDTEVKSLRKRLLTLANKYETTSFLNGDPSWFMHQVIGKRNQETIAFIASCLSYGSRQVFLPRIQYLLDCSRSEPYEWIRTGRYALDIPDNDQCFYRLYTNAMIRNLLHALQTMYKEYGDMENYIRNYANLNNEKPQTDAIIAIEAICDYFLKHEAIGIVPKSTTSSCKRVCMFLRWMVRKDSSIDLGIWSDFIHQRSLIIPLDTHVIQQSLQLGLITSKTASMSVARKLTDKLLEFFPDDPLKADFALFGYGVNQK; encoded by the coding sequence ATGTCTAAACTCCAAAACATAAGTAATAAGAAAGCAAAGATTAAAAGCATTAACAGCAAAAATCTTAAGAAAACAAAGAAACCTCACCAACCACTTCCCTCCTCAACAGGAGAGAAAGTGCCAGTGAGGTCTTTTTATAAAGATACGGAAGTGAAGTCTTTGCGAAAAAGACTCCTTACCCTTGCCAACAAATACGAGACCACTTCTTTTCTCAATGGCGACCCTTCATGGTTTATGCACCAAGTTATTGGGAAGAGAAATCAAGAAACAATAGCTTTCATTGCTTCTTGTCTCAGCTATGGTTCACGACAAGTCTTTTTACCACGCATACAATATCTTCTCGATTGTTCACGAAGTGAACCCTACGAATGGATAAGAACAGGAAGATACGCTCTGGATATTCCCGATAATGACCAATGTTTTTATCGGTTATATACCAATGCTATGATACGTAATCTTCTCCATGCACTACAAACGATGTATAAAGAGTATGGAGATATGGAAAATTACATTCGCAACTATGCTAATCTGAATAATGAGAAGCCACAAACGGATGCAATTATTGCTATTGAAGCTATTTGCGACTACTTCCTAAAGCATGAAGCGATAGGAATTGTACCTAAAAGCACTACATCAAGCTGCAAACGTGTCTGTATGTTTTTGCGATGGATGGTTCGCAAAGACTCTTCCATAGACCTTGGTATATGGTCTGACTTCATCCATCAACGCTCGCTCATCATTCCACTTGACACCCACGTCATACAACAATCGCTTCAATTAGGTCTTATTACGAGCAAAACAGCTTCCATGTCGGTTGCCAGAAAGCTTACGGATAAACTTTTAGAATTTTTCCCAGACGACCCATTAAAAGCCGACTTTGCTCTCTTTGGTTATGGAGTAAATCAGAAATAG
- the bcp gene encoding thioredoxin-dependent thiol peroxidase yields MNVGDKAPEILGTDQDGKEIKLSDYKGKKIALYFYPKDLTAGCTAQACNLRDNYHELIEKGYVIIGVSIQDEKSHKKFIEKNNLPFPIIADTNLKLVKEFGVYGEKKMYGRTYMGTFRTTFIINEDGVIERIIGPKQIKTKDHAAQILAEN; encoded by the coding sequence ATGAACGTAGGAGATAAAGCACCAGAAATTTTGGGTACTGACCAGGATGGGAAAGAAATTAAGTTGAGCGATTATAAGGGCAAAAAAATTGCACTTTATTTCTATCCGAAAGACTTAACAGCAGGGTGTACAGCACAGGCTTGCAACCTCCGTGACAACTATCATGAACTAATAGAAAAGGGTTATGTCATCATCGGAGTAAGTATTCAAGATGAGAAGTCACACAAAAAGTTTATCGAAAAGAACAATCTTCCTTTCCCTATCATTGCTGATACCAATCTTAAACTTGTTAAAGAATTCGGTGTTTATGGTGAAAAGAAAATGTATGGTCGTACCTACATGGGGACTTTCCGCACTACTTTCATCATCAACGAAGACGGGGTCATTGAGCGAATCATCGGTCCAAAGCAGATTAAGACAAAGGATCACGCTGCACAGATTCTTGCAGAAAACTAA
- a CDS encoding M13 family metallopeptidase: MKAKILLFAASFIATSAMAQGLKSGVDPNNMDFNVKPGENFYEYAAGNWLKSHPLDKEHPMNGAFVDLEELNKKRIREMVEDYAKKPQTKGTVAQKIASIYNLYMDSVRRNREGYTPIKPVLAKIRAAKNRKELIKLMYDLDVKGYGTFPVGFGMTVDAMNSDRYIIGISQGGLGLDPEYYTKPNDQQKAVIAAYKSLNNDLFKMVGNDAATAKKKMEAAFSIENQIAKVSYDQVKSRDPQANYHPMTWEQLLKKYPGVDWNYLLKASGYPNNGGKVDVGQPEPVHEVEKILATAPLDALKAYMELAVISSSAGMLSDNFSDRNFEYTKVAYGVQQQQPRWKRALSFVQGIMGEAVGKLYVQKYFPESSKQRMITLVKNLQDAFAQRIEENTWMTAATKKKAIEKLQAFDIKIGYPDKWQNMDSVFVIDDAKSLFDNVKGVQEAAMKYRIAKRWGKPVDKKEWHMTPQTVNAYYDPTTNSINFPAAILQPPFFDPTVDDAANYGAIGAVIGHEMSHGFDDQGCQFDKNGNMKNWWTEEDKKNYDARTKVLVDWFNKQEVIPGLYVNGEKTLGENIGDNGGLNIAFRALENSMKIKPLNDMDGFTPAQRFFLAWGRVWASNVAPQFVAYIVNSDVHSPSISRVNAALPMIDNWYKAFDIKEGDKLFVPQQGRAHIW; encoded by the coding sequence ATGAAAGCAAAAATCTTACTTTTTGCAGCCTCATTCATAGCTACATCAGCTATGGCACAGGGACTGAAGTCGGGTGTAGACCCCAACAACATGGACTTTAACGTGAAGCCCGGTGAGAACTTCTATGAGTATGCTGCAGGTAACTGGTTGAAGAGCCATCCGCTTGACAAGGAGCATCCAATGAACGGTGCCTTTGTTGATTTGGAAGAATTGAACAAGAAACGCATCCGTGAAATGGTTGAGGATTATGCTAAGAAACCACAAACGAAAGGCACTGTAGCACAGAAGATTGCTTCTATCTACAACCTTTACATGGATAGCGTACGCCGCAACCGTGAGGGATATACCCCTATTAAGCCAGTGTTGGCTAAGATTCGTGCAGCGAAGAATCGTAAGGAACTCATCAAACTGATGTATGACCTCGACGTGAAAGGCTATGGCACCTTCCCTGTTGGCTTTGGTATGACAGTAGATGCGATGAACTCTGACCGTTATATCATTGGTATCTCACAAGGTGGTCTTGGTCTTGACCCAGAATATTACACAAAGCCTAACGACCAACAGAAGGCTGTTATAGCAGCATATAAGAGCTTGAACAATGATTTGTTCAAGATGGTTGGTAACGATGCTGCAACTGCTAAGAAGAAGATGGAGGCTGCTTTCTCTATTGAGAACCAGATTGCAAAGGTTAGCTATGACCAAGTAAAGTCACGCGACCCACAAGCTAACTATCACCCAATGACTTGGGAGCAACTCTTGAAAAAATATCCTGGTGTCGATTGGAACTACCTTTTGAAGGCTTCCGGCTATCCAAATAACGGTGGAAAGGTAGATGTTGGACAGCCAGAGCCTGTACATGAAGTTGAGAAGATACTTGCTACAGCTCCGTTAGACGCATTGAAAGCCTACATGGAACTTGCTGTTATCTCAAGTTCTGCAGGTATGTTGTCTGATAACTTCTCTGATCGTAACTTTGAATATACCAAGGTGGCATACGGTGTTCAGCAGCAACAGCCACGTTGGAAGCGTGCTTTGTCTTTCGTACAGGGTATCATGGGTGAGGCTGTAGGTAAGCTCTACGTACAGAAATACTTCCCTGAGAGCAGCAAGCAACGTATGATTACATTGGTAAAGAACCTCCAAGATGCTTTTGCACAGCGCATTGAAGAGAACACATGGATGACTGCTGCAACAAAGAAAAAGGCCATAGAAAAGTTGCAAGCATTCGACATTAAGATTGGCTATCCTGACAAATGGCAGAATATGGATAGTGTCTTCGTCATTGATGATGCAAAATCTTTGTTCGACAACGTAAAAGGTGTGCAAGAAGCTGCAATGAAATACCGCATTGCAAAACGATGGGGCAAGCCTGTTGATAAGAAGGAATGGCACATGACACCACAGACGGTTAATGCTTACTATGACCCAACAACTAACAGTATAAACTTCCCAGCAGCTATTCTACAGCCTCCATTCTTCGACCCAACGGTTGACGACGCAGCCAACTATGGTGCTATTGGTGCCGTTATCGGTCACGAGATGAGCCACGGCTTTGACGATCAAGGCTGCCAGTTTGATAAAAATGGCAACATGAAAAACTGGTGGACAGAAGAGGACAAGAAGAACTATGACGCTCGAACAAAGGTACTTGTAGACTGGTTTAACAAACAGGAAGTAATCCCTGGCTTGTATGTTAACGGCGAGAAGACACTCGGTGAAAACATCGGAGACAACGGAGGTTTGAATATTGCTTTTCGTGCACTTGAGAACAGTATGAAAATAAAGCCACTCAACGACATGGACGGCTTCACTCCTGCACAGCGTTTCTTCCTTGCGTGGGGACGTGTATGGGCAAGCAATGTTGCTCCTCAGTTTGTTGCTTACATCGTCAACTCAGACGTTCACTCGCCAAGTATTAGCCGCGTAAATGCAGCTCTGCCAATGATTGACAACTGGTACAAGGCTTTCGATATCAAAGAAGGTGACAAGCTCTTCGTTCCTCAGCAGGGTCGCGCACACATTTGGTAA
- a CDS encoding ATP-binding protein: MDISLIQFMKERVEYTSTTFHRYLYNRIDWGRQMLGLVGPRGVGKTTMFLQYIKEHQSDQNMLYVSADYVYFSSHTLIELADEFSREGGEYLFIDEIHKYSGWAQELKQIYDTHVDLKVAFTGSSVLDIIQGEADLSRRAPVYHLQGLSFREYLEMFKGIVVPTYILEDILQHRVELPKGLERPLPLFKEYLRHGYYPFGDDVEFIMLLNQSVNLTMEVDIPQFANMTLSTSRKLKKLLAIVSRSVPFKPVMDSLATMVGVSRNVLPDYFLYMEKAGIISQLRDATGGIRGLGKVDKVYLDNPNLAYILAGSEANIGNIRETFFYNQLRVHNDIIVSRISDFEINGVTFEVGGKSKGQKQIVEAKKGYVVKDDIEIGTSNIIPLWMFGLNY, encoded by the coding sequence ATGGATATTAGTTTAATACAATTTATGAAGGAAAGGGTAGAGTACACCTCTACCACTTTTCATCGTTATTTATATAATCGTATAGATTGGGGAAGACAGATGTTAGGACTGGTTGGTCCACGTGGTGTCGGTAAGACAACGATGTTTCTACAATATATAAAGGAGCATCAGTCTGATCAGAATATGCTTTATGTATCAGCTGATTATGTCTATTTTTCATCTCACACACTTATTGAATTAGCAGATGAATTCAGTAGGGAAGGAGGAGAATATCTCTTTATTGATGAGATTCATAAGTACTCAGGTTGGGCACAAGAACTAAAGCAAATATATGATACTCATGTTGATTTGAAAGTTGCTTTTACTGGTTCGTCGGTTCTTGATATAATACAAGGAGAGGCAGACCTTAGCCGTCGTGCTCCAGTTTATCATTTGCAGGGGCTTTCTTTCAGAGAGTATCTGGAGATGTTTAAGGGCATTGTTGTCCCAACTTATATTTTAGAAGATATTCTTCAACATCGCGTGGAACTCCCAAAAGGCCTGGAGCGTCCATTACCTTTGTTTAAAGAATATTTGCGCCATGGGTATTATCCATTTGGAGATGACGTCGAATTTATAATGCTATTAAACCAAAGTGTCAATCTTACAATGGAGGTTGATATTCCACAGTTTGCAAATATGACGCTTTCAACAAGTCGTAAGCTAAAGAAGTTGCTTGCTATAGTTTCTCGTAGTGTACCTTTTAAGCCTGTTATGGATTCTTTAGCAACAATGGTGGGAGTGAGCAGGAATGTACTTCCAGATTACTTCTTATATATGGAAAAGGCTGGGATTATTAGTCAACTACGAGATGCTACTGGTGGCATAAGAGGATTAGGTAAGGTTGATAAGGTTTATCTTGATAATCCTAATTTAGCTTATATCTTAGCTGGTAGTGAAGCTAATATCGGGAATATAAGGGAGACCTTCTTCTATAATCAGTTGAGAGTACATAATGACATTATAGTTTCTCGTATCTCAGACTTTGAGATTAATGGTGTAACCTTTGAAGTCGGAGGAAAGAGTAAGGGGCAGAAACAGATAGTTGAAGCTAAGAAGGGGTATGTAGTAAAAGATGATATCGAGATTGGTACAAGTAATATCATACCTCTTTGGATGTTTGGATTGAATTATTAA
- a CDS encoding DUF2339 domain-containing protein, whose translation MGILIFIIGIGFFVKYAIDQNWINETARTLMGYAVGAGMLVLAERLHKRYHTFSSLLAGGAFGIYYLITAIAFHYYDLFSHTMAFVILCVTTIFMSAVSVLYDRKELAVTALIGGFIAPFIISTDSSSIISLQIYITILNIGMFCLAMYKKWAILPMVSFAFTYIILWGTTALGSFSDSEAGTTYPTLFAFATLFYVIFLLPVVFILRTQYGENTRLGLLGIITANSFMYLIYGDFLLQHFEASSDTTAYLAFFIAAVNLAIHLYLRFRVEGQDTLRNLMLGLAVTFATMGIPILFSATNVLMVWAAESVLLLWLFTKEKNRIYELASAVLLLLTLGALAYYRTTDTFIHDTGDSLFFNGAFFVTTFVSIAYFVVAVIMQFNKELFSDMRRLIAYTPYNAIAYALGFSILFLAFRDNFHFHLEQPISEYASLLTANIMLLGGALILRKRFKISENKLAYEISLYLAGILFAMTVWNYTAPEGLLLRWLMALVTIAYMAYCMRGQLLVTSNQRNLHTEYSIISTLMWLTLTRLLLITFNEVNFSTAFSLSLGIAAFILMCIGMRYHSKEIRIVSLAEFGIIIGKLILNDVWAMPALGKIIVFISLGAILLILSFLYQKLKDALFNEKEQEQE comes from the coding sequence ATTGGTATTCTCATCTTTATTATTGGTATCGGTTTCTTCGTAAAATATGCTATCGACCAGAACTGGATTAATGAGACAGCACGTACGTTAATGGGTTATGCTGTCGGTGCAGGTATGTTAGTACTGGCTGAACGATTACACAAACGCTACCATACTTTCAGTTCACTGTTAGCAGGTGGTGCCTTTGGTATCTACTATTTGATTACAGCCATCGCCTTCCATTACTATGACTTATTCTCTCACACGATGGCATTCGTAATCCTATGCGTCACAACTATCTTCATGTCGGCAGTCTCCGTCCTATACGATAGGAAGGAATTGGCAGTCACAGCACTCATTGGTGGCTTTATTGCACCTTTCATTATTAGCACAGACTCAAGTAGTATCATTAGCCTACAGATTTATATTACCATATTGAACATTGGTATGTTCTGCCTTGCAATGTATAAGAAATGGGCAATACTACCTATGGTTTCCTTCGCTTTCACCTATATAATATTATGGGGAACAACAGCATTAGGATCATTCTCTGATAGTGAAGCTGGCACAACTTATCCTACCCTATTTGCTTTTGCGACATTATTCTACGTCATCTTCCTATTGCCTGTTGTCTTTATTCTGCGCACACAGTATGGTGAAAATACCAGACTTGGACTATTGGGTATCATCACAGCTAATAGCTTCATGTATCTTATTTATGGCGATTTCCTCTTACAACACTTCGAGGCATCATCTGATACGACAGCTTACTTAGCTTTCTTCATCGCTGCTGTCAACCTGGCAATACACCTTTATTTGCGATTCCGCGTCGAAGGACAAGACACACTGCGCAACCTTATGTTAGGACTTGCGGTCACATTCGCCACTATGGGTATTCCAATTCTGTTCAGCGCAACCAATGTTCTTATGGTATGGGCAGCTGAGTCAGTACTTCTTTTGTGGCTCTTCACAAAGGAGAAAAACAGAATCTACGAGTTGGCTTCAGCAGTATTATTACTCCTAACATTGGGAGCATTGGCATACTACAGAACAACTGACACCTTCATCCATGATACAGGAGACAGTTTATTCTTCAATGGTGCCTTCTTTGTGACAACGTTTGTTAGTATAGCCTACTTTGTTGTAGCTGTCATTATGCAATTTAATAAGGAACTATTCAGTGATATGAGACGTCTAATCGCTTACACTCCATACAATGCTATTGCCTATGCTTTGGGTTTCAGCATTCTGTTCCTTGCCTTCAGAGACAACTTCCACTTCCATCTTGAGCAACCAATATCAGAGTATGCATCTCTACTTACAGCAAACATAATGCTCTTAGGAGGAGCACTTATCTTGCGCAAACGCTTCAAAATAAGTGAAAACAAGTTGGCATACGAGATTAGCCTCTATCTTGCAGGAATCTTATTTGCTATGACTGTATGGAATTACACCGCCCCAGAAGGACTCTTACTGAGATGGTTAATGGCACTCGTAACAATCGCTTATATGGCATATTGTATGCGTGGGCAACTCCTTGTAACCTCTAATCAGCGAAACTTACATACAGAATACTCCATCATATCAACACTGATGTGGCTTACATTGACGCGTTTATTGCTGATTACTTTCAATGAAGTAAACTTCAGTACCGCCTTCTCTTTGTCATTAGGTATTGCAGCCTTCATCTTGATGTGTATCGGTATGCGTTACCACAGTAAGGAGATTCGTATTGTTAGCTTGGCAGAATTCGGTATTATCATTGGCAAACTCATTCTCAATGACGTATGGGCAATGCCTGCTCTTGGTAAGATTATTGTCTTCATCAGCCTTGGAGCCATTCTCCTTATCCTCTCATTCCTCTATCAGAAGCTTAAAGATGCTCTCTTCAATGAGAAGGAACAAGAACAGGAGTAA
- a CDS encoding NAD-dependent epimerase/dehydratase family protein: protein MNSKILKEDIKNFVEKFALAEELRNKTIAITGATGLLGSCMVRCLLALSTEKGINLHVIAVVRNIEKATEMFGKEGEALSYYAYDFSSMATFKPSKNIDYIVHFAAPTASKGFIEKPVETMNTIYFGMQNILTYAQEAKVESLVFASTMEIYGSVTDDKESLTEQKQGYLDPMATRSCYPLAKRAAEGLCHNYAVEYGVPVKVARLAQTFGAGVGKNDNRVFAQFARSVINNNDIILHTKGEGCHSYCYTIDAVSAMLYLLLRGENGEAYNVANSETYISIRNIAKFVAGNFNPKHVKVVIQLQEGMGYPPTTKLRLDTKRINQLGWKAEYGLKEMFSRLIDAMKETES from the coding sequence ATGAACAGTAAGATACTAAAAGAAGATATCAAGAATTTTGTTGAAAAGTTTGCATTAGCAGAAGAACTGAGAAACAAGACCATTGCCATAACAGGTGCAACGGGTCTATTAGGCTCCTGTATGGTGCGTTGCCTTTTGGCATTATCAACAGAGAAAGGTATCAATCTGCACGTCATTGCAGTTGTAAGAAACATCGAAAAGGCAACAGAGATGTTTGGCAAAGAAGGGGAAGCATTAAGCTATTATGCTTATGACTTTTCCTCAATGGCAACTTTCAAACCTTCAAAAAACATCGATTACATCGTTCATTTTGCTGCTCCGACAGCCTCAAAGGGTTTTATCGAGAAACCCGTTGAAACGATGAATACGATATATTTTGGTATGCAGAACATCCTTACCTATGCGCAGGAGGCAAAAGTAGAATCACTTGTTTTTGCTTCAACGATGGAGATTTATGGCTCTGTTACTGACGACAAGGAGTCACTTACCGAGCAAAAGCAGGGATATCTTGATCCAATGGCTACACGAAGCTGTTATCCTTTGGCAAAGAGAGCGGCTGAAGGTTTGTGCCATAATTATGCTGTCGAATATGGAGTTCCTGTAAAAGTAGCACGATTGGCACAGACATTCGGTGCAGGAGTCGGTAAAAACGACAATCGTGTCTTTGCCCAGTTTGCAAGAAGTGTCATTAATAATAACGACATCATTCTACATACCAAGGGTGAAGGCTGTCACAGCTATTGCTACACAATAGATGCGGTCAGTGCGATGCTCTATCTATTGTTACGTGGAGAGAATGGTGAGGCATATAATGTAGCCAACAGCGAAACATATATCTCTATCCGTAATATAGCAAAATTCGTAGCAGGAAACTTCAATCCTAAGCACGTAAAAGTTGTCATACAGCTGCAAGAAGGAATGGGTTATCCACCAACAACAAAGTTACGACTTGACACAAAGCGTATCAACCAGTTAGGTTGGAAGGCAGAATATGGATTAAAAGAAATGTTCAGTCGTTTAATAGACGCTATGAAGGAAACAGAAAGCTAA